CTTAGATTCAAAATCGGATTAAAATCTCTTGATGGAAGCCGATATCTGTCCAAGAACTGATCTGGAGATTTTTTTCGTTTTTCAGAAAGCACCATGATTGGGTTTAGGGTTTGAGCAGTGGCATCATGGTGATGGCAGGTTCATATTTGTTTCTATAGGTTGGTGTTGGTGTCGGAAAATGTTTGGATTTGGGTTTATATCAAAATCAATGGAAGTACCCATATTTAACACAATAATTAACTCATAATTTCCCCAAATCATAAAactaatggtgggtttggatggAGAATTTTAAAGATGAGATTTATGGGTTCatgggatttggtggaattacgtttCCCTCGCTACATTTGGTTGCCCAAATCCTCGGAATTGCGTTTCCAACGAGATTCACTTTTCCaacaaatcctccatatggagtccgacccctccctcttaagatttgctgggaaacttatcaggggatttatggacccacttttttttaCTCCAAAACTCATATATATACGATTTGGGGAATTTTTTTTGTAGCccaatttgattattttttatataaacCCACCAAAATTATATATATTGGTAACCCATAATTAGTTAAATATGACTTTGATTTACCTTAATAACCCTTTATCTATTTTTTTACTAATTACGATTGTTATTAAtataaataataattccaataatCACTCTTTTTTTTCCCTTGTTTAATGCAACATTTAGGGTTGTTATAACTGTAACTAATgggtcgagatcgtctgtgccactgcttgtgtgtgccctatgtgtcataccaatagaaacacgccacatcattcctctcattaaccatgactaactaaatagattttctatttatacaacactaatcgattaggaaagataattaattagttaaagaagatattacaaatccaagagaaaataccgtgtttctattggtgtggcacatagggcacacccaaACAGTGGCATATAGGGCACACCCAAGAGAAATCCCTAAAAACGCTCTTTGTTAGCACATTTATTTGACTAATCACTAAAATCACTCATTTTTATTAGACTCATTTGACCGTGAAAATTCTGATTCCACCAGTTTATTACTGCAAGCTAGCTGTAGGAATTAGTTGGGTTTTGTGAAATGCACAATTATCACTAATCATTGAAAACTCTTGATAATCTTAGTTTTCACATTACAATGAAAATCAcaattttcatttttgtttgaATTAGTGAAAATTAAAGTTATTATCGGTTCGTTGGAAATTTCAATTTTTCACTAATTAGTGATAATTACAATTTTTCATTTGATAAAATTATGTTTTGCGGGAATCGCAATTATCACCTGTCattgaaaatcctaatttttACAATTTAGTGATAATTACAATTTTAACCTGTATGAATCGGTGAAAATCCATTTATTGTCATTGAAAAATTCAAGTTCTCATTATTAATTTAGTGATAGTTGCCGTTTTCATTTGTTGGAATCGGTTGTATTTTTGAAAGTTACACTtctcacaagaagaaaaagaagaaaaaatatgagtgttataccaaaaataaaaaaataagtagAGAAGTGTttgaataatacaaaagaaaatcaaGGACAACCGccttaagaaaacaaacaaaaaaaaaaaaaaaaatcaaggagAAGTGTTTGAAACCATACAACGAACATGGCCATTATTGAGCTCATGATTAACTGTAGTGTGGTGTAACCAGCGAGAGACCTCAAGCTAATATTCAATCACAAGCAAAGTTTACATTTGATATTTGTACGCATCTTTCAAATACATACGTAAAACACCTTCTTCTATATATCTTGTTGTAGCCAATCTCTTGTAGCAATATCTTGTGCACTTTTAGAAAATCATTCAAAATCGAAATTTCACAGAGCAGAAGATAAAGAGGAGCATATACTTTCATGAACCTGCAAATTATGTTGACATATATATGGAATATCCCTTTTTTTAACGCATTCAATTATAACCCCTGttgacatatacatggaatattcCTTTTTTGACGCATCCAACTAAAACCCTAAAATGTAGCTATTAAATGCTAGTTTAAATGGGATAATTAACCATAATTGACCACAGATTCTCCCGCCCACAACGTCCATAACTAATATGTCGACATATTAGTTGcactattaattttttttaataatctttAATTTGTAAAGGTTAGTTTAGTCTCGTATGAAATATTGAAATCTAAGTTCAATATAAAACTAATAATCTCAaccgttcattttgttttttGGGCTACAAatatatagaatcttaatgatgggTTTCTAAAAGAGAGAGGAACTAAACATGGATTCCTCGGAAATTTCCACTATACAATTTTAAGATTTTTAGGGCAATGCCAAACAATACATGGACTTCGACACAAGAAAAATTTATGAATCTTAGGAATCTCAACTGAGTTACCAAACATACGAGGGATTTACATGCATCCCAAAATTTGTAATCCCGTGGGATCACAAATTCCTGGAAATTGTGAATTCTGCAACCAAACCCACCATAAGTCATCTGGAGTTCAAGCAATTGCAACCCCCAATCATGAAATTGCTTTAATTTCACGATTTATATTGATTCAAGTTATCTCAATCAACACTTGTTTGTTTATCATTAATACTTAGATTTAGCCAACTGCAAAATATTTTTTCTGTAACCGTAATGTTAATTAATGGATTAGTGCCCTGTCACGTAATTTGGAGTTAACAGTGAAGGTTTTAAAAGAAGACCCTGTTGAAGTTTTGAGAAGAACAGACTAGGGCCCGTGTTTAGTTCCTTAAAGATCGATATCTAACCGTTCATTTGCAAATTATTTATTTACTATTACACACATGTGCAGGGCACGTGCATATTTAACTCGATTATCACAGTGTTATAACAGAAAGAGGGTTTTGCCAATTAAGAATTTAAAAAAGGTATCTTTTTTGAGGGGAATACAAAATCGTTatataaaggaaaaagagatggcAGGATATTATGCAAAGGCGATCATAGATTAAGTATTATGTATATCGATCAAACATGGCAGACAAAGGACACATAAAAAGAAAATGTATACCAATCGCAGATCTCTAGATTGCATGTGACAATAAAAAatgaaagggaaaaaaaattctttcgatagggttagggctgcacatgggcgggtatgggcaggtataagctaaaaccaacctcgcacccatagactgcgggtttttattttttataaccaaccccgcacccacaaacagcgggcggatGTTAATACCCGCCCACTACGGGTTGagcgggtatgggtttaagtggatttaacccgctttatattcaatgaTCATCTAGTTAACTAAATTTTCTCTCACCTTGCTGCCGATGGCTCTGTTATTGAAAGCCATGTCCAGTAACGTGTGTTGTCCCCCCATGCGATATTGAAACTCCTTGGAAACAACATGAAGCAGTTGCGGCCAGAACTATCAATCCAGCGTTTCTGTGTATAGATTTATAGGTTATACATACAAGATCATTCCAGTAccgaaataaataataaaatttagtttGGACTTGCCTCTTTGTTTTGATTTGAGAAGATCCCAGACCTCCTACGTGCAAGAAGCTCTAGGTACATGTACGGATTCCGTGATATGAGGCTCAGCGGTGAGGTAGAAGATCCATTAGCTGAAATCCCAATGTAAAATATGGAGGGAAATAGTTAGGCAAGTAATAATTTTCTGAAGTCAGTCATATAGAGAGAGAAACGAGAAAAACCTATTAGGAGGGGGGTCAGGCGTTGCATCTGTTTGTCAGAAGGATGATACTCCAGCCTGCTGCAATTTTGAATCTCCAAAttcttagggtttcataatggatcgGACGGCTAGGATTAATTTTATCTAAAGGTATATATTTTGCGGGTTTttcgggcgggtatgggcgggtatgagctaaaaccaacctcgcacccacggaCAGCGGgtattttttttcataaccaaccccgcacccacaacggacgGGTATGAactaaaaacccacggatttagcgggtacgggtgggtatgggtatcgtgggcgggtcttgtgcagccctagataGGGTAGAGCTCGTGATGATAAAGTTTTGTaatataataataagaaaaagtAAAGAGGCAGAGAAGAGAAAGATTTCTATTGATTAGCCTGTTATATAGGTAAAATATCATTTATATAAATGTAAAGAGAAACCCTTAGATTTCTAGTGGGCCGCATTAcccatgggccgtaggccctacaacatcccacttttacttatttttttacaactaaaaaataaaaaatgtcccACTAAGAAAGAAAAATTTCCCCATACGGATCTCTTGGTACAACCACCAAGTATCATCGGACCAACTCAACCATTAGACACTTGCatattcatttttgttttttacaATTACAAGTTCATTTagtttttttgaaaaatttgacaAGGAAATACAAGACAATTACGGTGCCAGCAGAAGCTACAGGGATGATAAAAGTGAGCGAGTGGCCAAAGAAAAGGTAATTTCCGATTATGAAAGCCATCAACATTAGTACAATGGCACTGAACATTAGAACATGTGTTACTAGAGCCCGGAGTACCACTGATTTGGCATTTCTATGAGGAATGAGTTTGTTAAAGTAGTGGATGAGTAGAACAATAATAGAAAGGAGCAAGGCAGTGCTGTTGCAACCCACAAAAGCTTTAAAAGCTGGTATGCCATTTAAAGTGGCCAAGCCTAGGCCTGATGAGGGTCCGCCAGTACTTATGTAGCCTCCAGGTAGTGCTAAACCAGTTGTGTACGTAACTGCAGATACAAGTGTAGTCACTAACATCTGGCTTTCAGTTAGTTCTTTTGCACATTCTATAGCTATCTTGTACTTATTCCGTGTTATGGCTCCAaaactttcatcttctttatctattctGATTTGGCTTCTCCCATACCATAGCAATCCTCCGTCAAACAGGTACCTATACCCCGCTTGTATAAACTCCCGATGTGGCATATCTGCCTTGTCCTGAAATCAAATAACCCACCAGTAAACACTCCGTACTTAAAAATACAAAAATGTACTATTTCATAGAGAGAGATCGAGAGAGGTACCAGGTCACGAAGAAGAATATCCAAAGCTGTTAAATTATCACCGTTAACGGCCATCTTGTCCACTCTCTTGTCCCTGCTGAGAATTCGCAAACATTCAACACATTTAGACCTAAGAACCAGATGCAGAGGTGTATTTCCTTGGTTATCCTCGTCGTTTATAATATTCTCAGCCAAGTTTGATTTCCCTAAGATATACTTTATCACGTTCACGCTTCCGTTTTCAGCAGCAATGTGAAGAAAGTTTCGCCCATTGTTATCAAGTTCTTCCCAGCATTCTTGGCAGCATTTGGTCACCTCCTCAATTACTTGTATGTTTTCACATTTGAATTTCATGTAAGCAAAGGGCTGGAAACCAAGAGGGCCAACCTTCGTATAGTGCACAGGACCAAGAGTGTCAACCTTAATTAGGTAAGCAATATTTCTAGGCAAACGACTACTTGCTGCAATGTGAAGAGCTGTCTTGCCATCATGGTCCTTCGCCCATGCAATAGAAGGGTCAGCTTCTAGTAATTGAACAGCAACCTTTGGCTTGGAAAAATAGGCAGCATAGTGGAGTGCACTGTTTCCATTTTCGTCTCGTTGATATATAATACTTGGTATTTTCTCGAGTAATAATTTTGTTATTTCTGCATAAGACCTATGTCAAACACAATGATGATAAATGATTTATGGAAAAATTAAGAACTAATTTATCTGACTTGTATACATACCTGAGTACCCTTTAGCTACAGCTACGTGCAGTGCTGTCCTGCCGTTAGGACCGTTATGAGTTGATGAGGATGGACAAATTTTTAAGATTTTAACTACAAACTCATACAACCCTGCTTCGGCAGCAAGGTAAAGTGGGGTTTCACCGGCATTGTTCGGAAAATATTCAACCAATGGATCTGCTTCAATCAACAAACTTCCTAGTAAAAACTTATGGTTACGAAAAGCTTCATGCAACGCTGTATTCTTCTTTTTGTTCGTCATCCTCAATAGCTCATGCACCATAGTGCCTCGATGATTATTATTAGTAGTAGTAGAAGTATTATTACTATGAGCATTTATATGATGCATAAGAGCTTTGACTATATCCGATAATCCTAGCCTTGCAGCAATATGCAGCACAGTATCTCCATTTACGTTTTGCTGCATTATTAATAGCTCAGGCTGTGAACATCTCTTGCAAATTTCCGCTACAAACATCTTTCTCTTGAATTGTGCTGCAACATGTAGAACAGTATTCTTGCGAGTAGCTGTAGTTTGAGTTGTAATATACGCATTTACATCATTCCTTGTAGCTAATAATGTTTCCAGTTTATAAATGTTCCCTGAAGTTATAGCTTCATACAAGCGCGGATCCATGTTTCCCAAAGAAATTTAAGATGGGTATAGAAGATTAATCGAAGTATGTGTATGCTATGAGTGATGCAAATTGATTAGAGCAGATTTATACTATTATGAAGTGGCTTAAGTTATCAAGCCCCTGTTGAactgctagagacagtgaacgcgTTTACTCGGAACCAAGAATAAAGCTGAAAATTATACAGTCAAGAAAGCAAGACCAAAAGCTGAAAGTTATGTAGTCAAGTCAAGAAAGATTATAGTTGATGCACAGAATATAGCAAAGAGACTAATTCTACATGGCCATCTCTCGTGCCCGTGGAACTTTAGTATCCACCCAAATTGATGTAAATGACTATTCTTCAGAACCCAAATCTTACGTGAGTGATGATGGGAAGAGGGAAAGATTCAAATAAAAGACTGACCACAAGTGTATGccatcaaaaggaaaaagaaaaacaaaagtacaaaaaagaaaaagagaaagtttgGAGACTACTAGGTCAACCCCCCAACAACACTTGGCATCCTTGCATTGATTGCTCGTTCAACTTTTGAATGTCTCTGTCATAACGAGGCAAACTTTGAAATTTATAATCATTCACAGTATATAGCTTTAACTGGATAGTATTTCAAAGAAAGTCTTTTGGTTATAAGACATTGGCAAAAACGACTAAGCACAACCTTGGGTTGAAGTTTGAACAACTTATCAAGAAGTTGGGGTCGTAGTCGTAGATCCTATTCCTTCCTATTTTCAATCACTACAGGTAGGGTTTTAGGCTTCAAGGATGCTATAAGGGTATACCAATTTTCTTCGGGGGATACCAAGGTCAATATACGACAAAACATCCCCAAACACATGATTGGTACAACACCAAGGAATTTGGTACCCCTATTAACAACAGTAAACCGAGATGCTGATCCTTTGGGTTGGGGTTGTGGGGGACCTTGCATAGATCAATTGGTAAACCGAGATGCTGCATGGTCTTTTGGTCTAATAAGATCCTATTTTGTGTCCGTTTTTGAagaagatttttgttaaagggaaagAAAAAATGGATCCGAGGAAAGTGAAAATCGTAGTGGACTCGCTAACTCAGACCTAATCAACATATTTTCTTAACTCGGACCAAATTATCTTTAATGACATTTTAGCTCCGCCGACAATTTCTTTCGCCACTATGGACTCAACCACCGACATCGATGATTACCCAGATCCATTAGTTTTTCTTCGTCAAACTCTGCAATTACAGAGAGAGAAAAACTTAGATAAGTAAAACCATTATCATCAAAAAGTTTGTCCAATCAGTTTTGCATAATCGACGAAGAACCATACTTGAACTCGAAGGATTAGTCGAATCCCCATCAGATGAATCACCACCACACCATAGATTCATTCTCCTTGTTACTCCTTCCGTTCTAATGAAATTTCTACTCCTCAGATTCC
Above is a genomic segment from Papaver somniferum cultivar HN1 chromosome 10, ASM357369v1, whole genome shotgun sequence containing:
- the LOC113316414 gene encoding ankyrin repeat-containing protein At5g02620-like, which gives rise to MDPRLYEAITSGNIYKLETLLATRNDVNAYITTQTTATRKNTVLHVAAQFKRKMFVAEICKRCSQPELLIMQQNVNGDTVLHIAARLGLSDIVKALMHHINAHSNNTSTTTNNNHRGTMVHELLRMTNKKKNTALHEAFRNHKFLLGSLLIEADPLVEYFPNNAGETPLYLAAEAGLYEFVVKILKICPSSSTHNGPNGRTALHVAVAKGYSEITKLLLEKIPSIIYQRDENGNSALHYAAYFSKPKVAVQLLEADPSIAWAKDHDGKTALHIAASSRLPRNIAYLIKVDTLGPVHYTKVGPLGFQPFAYMKFKCENIQVIEEVTKCCQECWEELDNNGRNFLHIAAENGSVNVIKYILGKSNLAENIINDEDNQGNTPLHLVLRSKCVECLRILSRDKRVDKMAVNGDNLTALDILLRDLDKADMPHREFIQAGYRYLFDGGLLWYGRSQIRIDKEDESFGAITRNKYKIAIECAKELTESQMLVTTLVSAVTYTTGLALPGGYISTGGPSSGLGLATLNGIPAFKAFVGCNSTALLLSIIVLLIHYFNKLIPHRNAKSVVLRALVTHVLMFSAIVLMLMAFIIGNYLFFGHSLTFIIPVASAGTVIVLYFLVKFFKKTK